One window of the Rhipicephalus sanguineus isolate Rsan-2018 chromosome 4, BIME_Rsan_1.4, whole genome shotgun sequence genome contains the following:
- the LOC119390778 gene encoding cat eye syndrome critical region protein 2 homolog, with product MIVLFAALLFAAPPPIGLAPTGSKPPGVLWYGYSVRTGASDIRVDDVAQVAPPNSRTTRYTSSIAHGGALSRVEVALGTPHGSVVYYNDNPPADVAARLFSPNYPSGVPPLVPFPQGYVQSFGADGPPLPTQRFIGQVDHSQQPLPISSLGPRIGARALPPVPLIAPGTEDRPSHQPPFSAIVRSRPVLSQPVGPVLQSGSPLYSSHPNRPHGTTKKAAVITLVVTPGSSPAHGPLGTTQGVEAAEAISARPTPPQVRAPFPTAEHEIPSSVSADERELESSGTLSQSDVQDSTVTYEEEENVKQLSGSDDQSSSTAASIGLQTSQSQDTSSVVKNQIKTPVVLNNGRGQYDFRGYEQFEGQPGAEEIPEAPEDSRTSKKHRHNFRVS from the coding sequence gcgCTGCTATTCGCGGCGCCGCCGCCCATTGGGTTGGCGCCTACGGGTTCCAAGCCTCCCGGAGTGCTGTGGTACGGCTACAGCGTTCGGACTGGTGCTTCCGACATACGAGTCGATGACGTGGCCCAGGTGGCGCCTCCAAACAGCAGGACCACGCGCTACACTAGTTCCATCGCTcacggtggcgccctctcccggGTCGAGGTCGCACTAGGAACTCCGCACGGTAGCGTTGTCTACTACAACGACAACCCTCCCGCCGATGTGGCGGCCAGATTATTCAGCCCGAACTATCCGAGTGGTGTGCCGCCGCTGGTGCCGTTTCCACAAGGCTACGTGCAGTCGTTCGGCGCGGACGGGCCGCCGCTGCCGACGCAGCGTTTCATCGGCCAAGTGGACCACTCTCAGCAGCCTCTTCCAATCTCTAGTCTAGGACCCAGGATCGGTGCTCGTGCCCTGCCCCCAGTCCCACTCATTGCACCGGGTACAGAGGACAGACCGTCGCATCAACCACCGTTTTCAGCAATTGTGAGATCGCGACCCGTGCTCTCACAGCCGGTGGGACCAGTCCTTCAGTCGGGCTCCCCGCTGTATTCATCACACCCGAATCGGCCGCATGGGACAACAAAGAAGGCTGCCGTCATTACGTTAGTGGTTACACCTGGCTCTTCGCCTGCACATGGGCCTCTTGGGACAACTCAGGGAGTCgaagcagctgaagcgatcagcgcacGACCTACACCGCCTCAAGTGCGTGCACCTTTTCCGACTGCTGAGCACGAAATCCCAAGTTCTGTCTCAGCAGACGAACGTGAGCTAGAATCCAGTGGCACATTATCGCAAAGCGACGTCCAGGATTCCACAGTAACCTATGAAGAGGAAGAAAACGTCAAGCAGCTCAGTGGGAGTGACGACCAGTCGTCGTCCACTGCTGCGTCCATTGGGTTGCAGACATCGCAGAGTCAAGATACGTCGTCCGTGGTGAAGAACCAAATTAAGACCCCCGTCGTTCTGAACAACGGCAGGGGTCAGTATGATTTTCGTGGCTACGAACAGTTCGAAGGTCAACCCGGCGCCGAGGAGATCCCAGAGGCGCCGGAAGATTCGCGTACGAGTAAAAAACACCGACACAACTTCCGGGTATCCTAG